Below is a window of Zygosaccharomyces rouxii strain CBS732 chromosome C complete sequence DNA.
CAGCGAGTTTATCAGCCATGTGGGAGAAGTGAAAGGAGATGCCGTAATAGTAATCAAGTGGTGAAatccattttggaaaatttgatcaGATACAACAGAATGGTCGTTGAAAACCACTAGATCCTGCCTCTGTACAGCTGACATGGTGCTCTTGGTGCTTATGTTCCtatcactttttttttttcaccaaccTGCGATGAGCTTGCGATGAgcattgaaaatttttgaaaagttttacCAACTACTATCAAGTCTCGAAGAACAGAACCAAGTTCAAGGCAAATCGATTATAATGATCAGTTTACCACCTTTAACCTCTGACGTTGGTGTCAACGTAAACACTAGTGCCCAAAAGCCACAATCAGTTCTACGTCCTGTCGAACCAGTGGGTCGTTATTTCTTACAACATGCTCAAAGAACTTTGAGAAACCACACTTGGTCAGAGTTCGAGAGAATCGAAGCTGAAAAGAACGCCAAGAACGTCAAGCAATCTTCTGTCGACCCTGATGAAGCATTGTTTGATGATGAGTTGGCTGATGACACTCTATTGTCTCACGATCCAAGAGATTGGAAGACTGCTGATTTGTATGCAGCTATGGgtctttccaaattacgTTACAGAGCTACTCCTGAGCAAATCATCAAGTCTCACAGAAAGCAAGTTTTGAAGCACCACCCTGATAAGAAATCTGCTCACGGTGGATTAGACCaagatggatttttcaaGATTATCCAAAAGGCCTATGAAACTTTGATTGACCCAACAAAGAAGGCTCAATACGACTCATGTGATTACCTAGCTGACGTTGAACCACCTCAAAAGGGTCAAGAATACGATTTCTTCGAAGCATGGGGTCCTGTTTTCGCAGCTGAAGCTCGTTTCTCCAAAAAGAAGCCAATTCCTTCCATCGGTGACATCAACTCTccaaagaaggaagttGAATCATTCTACTCATTCTGGCACAGATTTGACTCTTGGAGAAGTTTCGAATTTGCTGATGAAGACGTTCCTGATGATTCTTCTAACAGAGATCACAAACGTTACATcgaaagaaagaacaaagcCGCCAGagacaagaagaagactgCTGATAACGCACGTTTGGTTAAATTAGTGGAAAGAGCTGTCAATGAAGATCCACGTATCAGAAAATTCAAGGAGGAGgaaaaacaagaaagagaaagaaagaagtgGGAAAGAGATGCCGGTGCTAGagctgaagctgaagcCAAGAAGAAGGCTGAAGAAGAGGCTAAGAAGCAGGCTGAAGCCGATGCTGTCGCCAAGGAGGCCGCCAAGGTTGATAAGAAGAAGCTCAAGGAAGCTGCTAAGGCCgctaagaagaagaacaagagaacCATCCGTGGTTCTGCTAAGGAAGCTGGCTATTTCGGTGAGGAATCTCAAGCTGCTACCATCGATGAACAATTGGGTTTCGTCGTTGACAGTTTGGACGATGAACAATTGGTCGAAGTcgctgaaaagattaaggGCTCACCACAAGCTGCTAAGGAGACTCTACAAGCCGTCGCTAAGCAACTTGTTGAATCCAAGAAACTGCCAGCTGCTGTCGTTTCTTATTTCGCCAACTAATTTCAGTAGATAATCTACATTATAAAGTGTTATAGAAAAGTTTAACCGCTGATTACGGCAAAATTGTCTATACTTCTCTAATCTGCCTCTTTCAGCGGCTAAAATTGATATAATTTATACTTTTTTCAGACAACAAgtttatttttcttttccctaTTACATTTCCTTTCTGGTCGATTTTCGGACACTCTGTTCAGTTTCCTatgaagtgaaaaaaaaatcagaGTGTGAAGAGTGCATTATTTGATCCAGTGCAGATTATACTTATCAAGTGgaacaaaaattaaaggatCCCTGTGATTattatcttcaattctAGCAGCAGATTAGAAAAAGGTAATAGGGACAACAAGATAGTGAATAAATTGACTAGAGAATGTCTTACAGAGGACCATTGAACAGTCTCAATGGTATGAACGAGGGTCGCCCGATCAACCCATATGGGGGGAATCAAAAACAGTCTCAATCGTACTTTGATTGGAGCGAATTGAAACGTAAGGTGGACCGTcaaataaagaaaattgaagacTTAACTGATCATCCATTGGTAGATTACATTAGACCCTACGTGCCAGCATTAgcaagatttttcatcgTAGCTACATTTTATGAAGATTCATTCCGTATTACATCTCAATGGTCtgatcaaatcttttatcTGCACAAATGGAAACGTTATCCATACTTCTTTGTGgttttatttttaattGCAGTGACTATTTCCATGTTAATTGGAGCAACGATGTTAATCCTACGGAAACAAACTGTTTATGCTACGGGGATATTGTGTTCATGTATTGTTTCTCAGGCCTTGGTTTATGGATTGTTTACGGGTTCTTCATTCGTTTTAAGAAACATCAGTGTTATTGGTGGACTTCTGATTGCCTTTAGTGATTCCATTGTTAAAAACAGAACTACATTTGGTATGTTACCTGAATTAAATAGTAAAGATGGGAGAACCAAAGGTTATTTGCTATTAGCGGGTCGTATTTTGATCGTCTTGCTTTTCATTACTTTCACTTTGAGTAAATCGTGGTTTACAgttttcattactattgtCAATACCATCTGCTTTGCTATTGGCTATAAAACAAAGCTTGCATCAATTACTCTGGGTTTGATCCTAACTTTCTACAACATTACTTTGAACAACTATTGGTTTTACGATCAAACCAAGAGGGACTTTTTAAAATACGAATtctatcaaaatttgagcATTATCGGTGCGCTACTGCTTGTAACTAACACCGGTGGTGGAGAATTATccgttgatgaaaagaagaagatctaTTGAGAAATGCATGTGCTAGCGCATTTCACACTAATGAATGAATCGaatctatttttttttttttttttttttttttgtacATTATGTATATGCGTTGAATCGTGTATATCTTTTGCAAATAACTTCGTGAGTTGAGTATACTGGCGATTCTCTCCAAACTCCATAGGTACTAAAAATTGTAGTGAGCCTTTGGAAACTTCTCTCTTGATGAATCGACTACCGCTATTAGTCTTAAAACTATTACCAGTAAGATCTGCTCTTCCCAGGGTTACCCGTACGAAGCTCAAACGCACTGCTAAGCTCGATGAAGGGGCGGACAATGTGGGTGTGAATCAATGAATGGGACAAGCAACGAGGTTAAGACGCCAGTATCTGTTCAAATTAGTGGTTTTATTGGTGCTATTAGAGATTCGTAATGGGTGGTATATTGAAGAATCCACTTCCTGAAGGCCAATCTTCTGAGAATGAAGAATCTGTCTCTGAATTTAGGAAGCAAGTCTATAAGAATACTCAACTAAATGCGAAACTGACTTCGAAGTCAGAAGCCTCAGGTGCAGCTCCAGCCggtatttcaaatctacCAAAGGATACACTTTCTCTGAAACACCTTCAGGATGAAGCtttgaaatggaatcaaAAAAATCTGGATGCAAACGAACTGACTAAGCAGCAGTTTCAAGATATTAAGATCGATGAGCCCAAGACTCCTTATCAGGGAGCCGTTGATCCTAGTGGTGAATACTATAAACctgacgatgaagatgatctGAATAATTTCTCATTGGGTGAACCGGAAGTGCATTTGCAAGATgagcaagaagaagaagattccCAGGGAATGGATCAACAAAAGTCATCGccttcgtcatcatcaaaaCCGTTAAGTGAAGAGGAAGCGAAACATAAGAGGTTTGAAGAAATGCGTAAGAAGCACTACAATCTTAAAGAAGTTCTGAAAAACAGACGATTACATGAAGATGATGTTCAGAACGAGGATGACGAATGAAATGATAACAATCAAGGAAAAACTATTATAATACGCAAATAAAAAAGCTAGTAGAAGGCTCAAGAAGCCGTAGTATCTAATTCTAGTCGTTATGCTTTATGGTAATATTATTGTAGCGATACCACTATCACTATTTACGCGAGGCGCTCTTAATGCtaaacttttcaacatcaacGCTCATgtcatctcatctcatcgctgATCGATAGGTAGTGGTAAAGCTGAACTAAAACCTGCAATGGCACCTGGTAAAGTCTCTAAGCCCTCTCGAAGTGATGCTAAACCAAAGGTTACGAAACAACCTCCAaagaaagtgaagaaaTCGGTTAAAGTGCTGTCCAAAGATGTTAACTATTCGTTATGCATTCCCACTACGCTTTTAAGCCATTGCAAGAATCTAGAACAGGTAACCTATACCGTTTATCAAGTGGCAAAGGCAGCTACGATGTTTAATGTGGGGGAAATTGTGGTATTGGATCTGGGTACAACCTCAGGGACCAccaaagagaagaaattatcgGATTCCATGCTAATTGCATCTCTCTTACAGTATTTTGTTACACCGCCATATTTGGTTAATACGGTCTTCAAGCAAAAGTACTTATCCTATTTCAGAGAAGCTTGCAAACTACCAAGATTACCATCACTACCGTTCATGAGGTATTTACAAGCAGATGAAGGCCGTTATAGAGAAGGGTTGGCCATTAGAATGTCGAAACCTGGTACGCAGGGAAAGAAGACTAAAGAGTTCAAACAGACCAAATATGTGAATGTGGGGAAATCGGAGgcattagaattgaaagcGCAACTAGTACCGGCAAACGTTCGTGTCACCGTCGATGTGGTGGAACGTAAGGTGGTTTCACCTAAGGAAGCCTATGGTGACTTTGTTGGGGCTCAATCTTCGTATGGATACCAAGTACGTATtgccaaaaattttggtgatgTTTTCATGGAGAGTGCCTTTGCAGATGGATATTCTCAAGCGCTTTGGGTCAATTGTGACGATTACTACTACAACGAAGAGAAACAACGCAAGCTGCTGCCCTTTGTGGACAGGATAGTACGACCTGAAACAGCATCCCAAAATGTTTCCAATGTACTATTAGTCTTTGGTAAGTGGAGGGACGTGCAAAAGAGTTTTACAGCATCGAAGGACCAGTTCGAGGGCGTGGAGGGGGCCCATCAATTTTTCGATGGTCAAGTGGGTCTTCCTGGTGGACTTGAAGGTTGTATACCGATCCAAGACGCCTGCATGGTGTCATTGGCGGTTGctaaaaatttggtcaagTAGTATGTATATACACTGTATACCGAGATTCTTTAAAGTCATGTGATCTGAGATTTACTTTTTCGTCGATCAAAACCCTCGATGGTATTTCCTAATTGGGTGTTTACCGTAAAGAAGTGCAAAGTGGcttgaaattcaaattcgGCAAACAAAACGTAAATTCGAGGCAATAATAGGCAAAAGAAGAGCGCTTAATGGCAGGGTGACGGCCTGGTAGACCTCGTATCCGAAGGACAAGAACATACCTTACCACATACTAGTCTTACGCTTCCAGCGGGCTCAAATGGTTGAAACCACTGGTGGACCGATCCCCAAGTACCTTAGCACGGGCACTCGATTCGCCCATTTCCAGCCCTAAGAATTCAGCACTTTCTGACGTGCAAGGTGACTTAGGTCTTGTCCTCTTTGCTAATGCCAAGAGAGCGCATACGCCCCAGTAGACAAGTGATCTGGAACCTTTTGGGACAGATTTATTATTGGATCATTTCCTTTAAGGTTTTCCCACTGTAAAAATATAATTGAGGATTCTATTAAGAATTTCCTCCTTGCATTGCCTAATCAGGTAACGTCTGGCCGAATAGCgtaatttttgatttttatGCCATTTTTCCCTCTTTCTAACCGATTACTGTAAAAAATAACATGGATATCAAAAAGATCTGCAGGTACTACAAAAGTActgaatttcaaaatgaCACCTTCACTATTTTTACTCTTTACTACTCTCTATTTCATTCAAGAGACAACCAAATCgctcttttgaaatcaattggataatgCGTTTCGCCACTCTCGCTACAACACTGCTCTTAACGGCTTCTCAAGCTCTTGCCCTCGGTGATCTAGCCTTCAACCTGGGTGTCAAGAACAACGATGGATCATGTAAATCAACTCAAGACTATGAAAACGATTTGCAAGTTTTGAAACCATACACTAACAAGGTTAAAGTGTACGCTGCTTCCGATTGTAACACTTTGCAAAATTTGGGACCAGCTGCTGAAAACAAAggtttccaaatcttcttaGGTATCTGGCCAACTCCAGATGCTCACTACCAACAGGAAAAAGGCGCAGTTTCCGCCAACTTGCCTAACTTGAAGACTTCCACTTTTGCTGGTTTCCTAGTCGGCTCTGAATCTTTGTACCGTAACGATTTGAACGCTGAACAATTGGCCGGTTTGGTTAACGATTTCAAGAGTTTTGTCGCTGGTATCAAGGACTCTCAAGGTAACTCCTATTCCAGCGTCCAAGTTGGTATTGTCGATTCATGGAACCTTTTGGTCGACGCTTACAATGCACCTGCTATCCAAGCCAGTGACTTCGTCATGGCAAACGCCTTCTCTTACTGGCAAGGTCAAACTATGGGTAATGCTTCTTACTCATTCTTTGACGATATCATGCAAGCACTACAAACCATCCAAACTTCCAAGGGTTCCACCGACATCAATTTCTGGGTTGGTGAAACCGGCTGGCCAACTTCTGGTACCAATTTCGAAACTTCTGAACCATCTGTTGAAAACGCAAAGCAGTTCTGGCAAGAGGGTATCTGCGCTTTGAGAGCTTGGGGTGTTAACGTCGTTGTTTTCGAAGCCTTTGATGAAGACTGGAAGCCAAACTCCTCCGGTACTTCTGATGTGGAGACTCACTGGGGTGTCTGGTCCTCTGGGGATTCTCTAAAATACCCACTCAGCTGCGATTTGTCTTAGACGAGCCGGAGCACAAGTTGATTGTTTTCTTACTTTCGTTTATTCGACATATGATTGTTTGTTCGTGAAATCTATGCCACCataaatttctttgatttctttaaagGTTAACAGCTGTTATGCTGATATGATATGGTTATATATGTTAGATACCCCATTAAAAGCATTAGAATTGCTTAGATCtgttttttttctttctttcttctgttgTTTTCTTCACATCTGCTGCGGGCTCACCCCCATAATATTGGTATGCAGAAATCGATAAGATTCCAACGATTTCAACGGTACTACTCTTGAACCTGGCAAAATTCTTTGCAGACTAGCATAATTCATAACGTATTTCCATAGTTGTCTCCCCCACATAATAAAGATCCAGTTTCCGTAGCATATGATTTTCCTTGCCTTGTTTTCAGTTGGACGTCGctatgaaaaattttccaggcagtaaaaaattgtaaagcGATGATATGAATTGTCTTGCACAATATTTTAGTTAGACTAAAGTTAAAGATTGAAAGGATTTAGCCTTCCATTGCCACTTGGAACGTCAATTAAGAGAGACTTTAGTACCTGGTATTGGTTAAGATGTCTCGTTTCTTCGCAGCCAATTACGAATATGAAAGTGGAAGTTCCTCTTCAGAAGAGGATCTTTTGTCATCAGCATCAGATGAAATGTTATCGtcttctgatgaagaaggtggCGAATCCGACGATTCGTTGTTTCAAGAAGGATCTGAAAGTGAATCTGATGTCGAATCTGATGACTCAGATTCCAAACCATACGGTCCAGATTGGTTTAAAAAGCCAGAGTTCAGAAAAGGTGGTCCTTCAGGCGGCAATAAGTTCCTAAAGGGAGCTAGTTATTCAGACTCtgaagaatctgatgatgaaggtaaGAAGGTGGTCAAATCTGCcaaggaaaaattattgGATGAAATGCAAATGGTTTATAACAAGATTGAATCTGCTTCGATGATCAATGATTGGGTGACGATTTTATCAGAATTTGACAATATCTGCCGTTTGTTAATCAGAGCTCAACAACAGAACTATGGTACTCCaaacattttcatcaaGGTTTTGGCTCAAGTGGAAGATACTGTCGCCAGTACCTCACAACAGGAGCTTAAGGGTAAATCTGCCTCGAGAGCTTACAATACGACGAAGCAGAGAGTTAAGAAGTCAGCAAGAGAAAATGAAACTGTTCTGAGCAAATTTAGAGAAAGTCCAGAATCATTTGATAAGGAACCAACCGTTGAAGTCGATGCAACAACAGTTACAACGAGTGGTGGCGAAACTCCAACACCAATATTTGGTAGcaagaaatctttgaacTTATCCTCAGTGGCCAGTGCGTCATCCGAAGCTGGTTTCTTCTCTGCGCTACGTATCGTGATAGATTCAAGAGGTAAGAAAAATGTGGACCAAGTTGCTCTAATCAAAAccttggaagaattgatggATATTGCAAAGACTCCTTATGAAACCATAATGGCATATTTGAACTTGGTGCCCATTAGATTTGACCTATCAGCAAACCTTTCTTATCAACCCGTTGACCAGTGGAAATCTTCTTACAATGATATCGTTAAATTGGTAACAATTTTGGAACAAAATATTGACACCTATCAATTATCCGAGTTGGCACCAACAAACGATTTCATTGAAGACCAACCTGAAGCTGATGGAAACGGTGTTAGACAAATTTTGGgttcaatcttttcattCGTGGAGAGATTAGATCATGAATTCA
It encodes the following:
- the ZUO1 gene encoding zuotin (highly similar to uniprot|P32527 Saccharomyces cerevisiae YGR285C ZUO1 Cytosolic ribosome-associated chaperone contains a DnaJ domain together with Ssz1p acts as a chaperone for nascent polypeptide chains) produces the protein MISLPPLTSDVGVNVNTSAQKPQSVLRPVEPVGRYFLQHAQRTLRNHTWSEFERIEAEKNAKNVKQSSVDPDEALFDDELADDTLLSHDPRDWKTADLYAAMGLSKLRYRATPEQIIKSHRKQVLKHHPDKKSAHGGLDQDGFFKIIQKAYETLIDPTKKAQYDSCDYLADVEPPQKGQEYDFFEAWGPVFAAEARFSKKKPIPSIGDINSPKKEVESFYSFWHRFDSWRSFEFADEDVPDDSSNRDHKRYIERKNKAARDKKKTADNARLVKLVERAVNEDPRIRKFKEEEKQERERKKWERDAGARAEAEAKKKAEEEAKKQAEADAVAKEAAKVDKKKLKEAAKAAKKKNKRTIRGSAKEAGYFGEESQAATIDEQLGFVVDSLDDEQLVEVAEKIKGSPQAAKETLQAVAKQLVESKKLPAAVVSYFAN
- the ERV29 gene encoding protein ERV29 (similar to uniprot|P53337 Saccharomyces cerevisiae YGR284C ERV29 Protein localized to COPII-coated vesicles involved in vesicle formation and incorporation of specific secretory cargo); translated protein: MSYRGPLNSLNGMNEGRPINPYGGNQKQSQSYFDWSELKRKVDRQIKKIEDLTDHPLVDYIRPYVPALARFFIVATFYEDSFRITSQWSDQIFYLHKWKRYPYFFVVLFLIAVTISMLIGATMLILRKQTVYATGILCSCIVSQALVYGLFTGSSFVLRNISVIGGLLIAFSDSIVKNRTTFGMLPELNSKDGRTKGYLLLAGRILIVLLFITFTLSKSWFTVFITIVNTICFAIGYKTKLASITLGLILTFYNITLNNYWFYDQTKRDFLKYEFYQNLSIIGALLLVTNTGGGELSVDEKKKIY
- the GLC8 gene encoding PP1-complex regulatory subunit GLC8 (similar to uniprot|P41818 Saccharomyces cerevisiae YMR311C GLC8 Regulatory subunit of protein phosphatase 1 (Glc7p) involved in glycogen metabolism and chromosome segregation proposed to regulate Glc7p activity via conformational alteration ortholog of the mammalian protein phosphatase inhibitor 2), whose amino-acid sequence is MGGILKNPLPEGQSSENEESVSEFRKQVYKNTQLNAKLTSKSEASGAAPAGISNLPKDTLSLKHLQDEALKWNQKNLDANELTKQQFQDIKIDEPKTPYQGAVDPSGEYYKPDDEDDLNNFSLGEPEVHLQDEQEEEDSQGMDQQKSSPSSSSKPLSEEEAKHKRFEEMRKKHYNLKEVLKNRRLHEDDVQNEDDE
- a CDS encoding RNA methyltransferase (similar to uniprot|Q04867 Saccharomyces cerevisiae YMR310C Hypothetical ORF), translating into MAPGKVSKPSRSDAKPKVTKQPPKKVKKSVKVLSKDVNYSLCIPTTLLSHCKNLEQVTYTVYQVAKAATMFNVGEIVVLDLGTTSGTTKEKKLSDSMLIASLLQYFVTPPYLVNTVFKQKYLSYFREACKLPRLPSLPFMRYLQADEGRYREGLAIRMSKPGTQGKKTKEFKQTKYVNVGKSEALELKAQLVPANVRVTVDVVERKVVSPKEAYGDFVGAQSSYGYQVRIAKNFGDVFMESAFADGYSQALWVNCDDYYYNEEKQRKLLPFVDRIVRPETASQNVSNVLLVFGKWRDVQKSFTASKDQFEGVEGAHQFFDGQVGLPGGLEGCIPIQDACMVSLAVAKNLVK
- the BGL2 gene encoding glucan 1,3-beta-glucosidase (highly similar to gnl|GLV|CAGL0G00220g Candida glabrata CAGL0G00220g and similar to YGR282C uniprot|P15703 Saccharomyces cerevisiae YGR282C BGL2 Endo- beta-1 3-glucanase major protein of the cell wall involved in cell wall maintenance) is translated as MRFATLATTLLLTASQALALGDLAFNLGVKNNDGSCKSTQDYENDLQVLKPYTNKVKVYAASDCNTLQNLGPAAENKGFQIFLGIWPTPDAHYQQEKGAVSANLPNLKTSTFAGFLVGSESLYRNDLNAEQLAGLVNDFKSFVAGIKDSQGNSYSSVQVGIVDSWNLLVDAYNAPAIQASDFVMANAFSYWQGQTMGNASYSFFDDIMQALQTIQTSKGSTDINFWVGETGWPTSGTNFETSEPSVENAKQFWQEGICALRAWGVNVVVFEAFDEDWKPNSSGTSDVETHWGVWSSGDSLKYPLSCDLS